From Lagenorhynchus albirostris chromosome 10, mLagAlb1.1, whole genome shotgun sequence, the proteins below share one genomic window:
- the TRIM38 gene encoding E3 ubiquitin-protein ligase TRIM38, producing MASTPITKKMREEATCSICLQLITEPVSISCGHSYCHLCIVSFCEMQPWLEMFSCPQCRMPFKMASLRPNRQLGNLIEAIKEMDQEMSCEEHGEKLHLFCEDEGQLICWRCDRGLQHKGHTTALVEDACQGYKEKLQEAVTKLRQLEEECMNLKVFTAKQITEWNEKIEVQKQKIQSDFKNLQSFLHEEEKSYLWKLEKEKEQTLRRLRDNEANLEQKSHELESYILQLEHKCQGSAQNLLQDVKDTLSRSWAVKLEQPEAPSLDLHTVCNVSELYFDVKKVLRSYQVSVTLDPDTAYYELILSEDRRQVTRGCPQENLDTSSRRFSALPCILGCEGFTSGKHYFEVDVGEGTGWDLGVCMENVQRDTVMVQTPQSGFWAIRLCKKNGYVALTSPLTSLQLREQPLVVGIFLDFEAGVVSFYNMTTGSHIFTFPKASFSDTLRPYFQVYQYSPLFLPPPDE from the exons ATGGCCTCAACCCCAATCACCAAGAAGATGAGGGAGGAAGCCACCTGTTCCATCTGTCTGCAACTGATAACTGAGCCAGTGAGCATCAGCTGTGGACACAGCTACTGCCACTTGTGCATAGTGAGCTTCTGTGAGATGCAACCATGGCTGGAGATGTTCTCCTGTCCCCAGTGTCGGATGCCATTTAAAATGGCGAGCCTCCGACCCAACAGGCAGCTGGGAAACCTCATTGAAGCCATCAAGGAGATGGACCAGGAAATGTCATGTGAGGAACATGGAGAGAAGCTCCATCTGTTCTGTGAAGACGAGGGCCAGCTCATCTGCTGGCGCTGTGATCGAGGATTGCAGCACAAAGGGCACACCACAGCTCTGGTGGAAGATGCATGCCAAGGTTACAAG GAGAAGCTCCAGGAAGCTGTGACAAAATTGAGGCAACTGGAAGAGGAATGTATGAACCTGAAGGTGTTCACGGCAAAGCAAATAACCGAATGGAAT GAGAAGATAGAAGTTCAGAAACAAAAAATCCAGTCTGACTTTAAGAATCTCCAGAGCTTCCTTCATGAGGAAGAGAAGTCTTACCTATGgaaactggagaaagaaaaagagcagaCTCTGAGGAGACTGAGGGACAATGAGGCCAATCTTGAACAGAAGAGCCATGAACTCGAGAGCTACATCCTGCAACTAGAGCATAAATGTCAGGGCTCAGCCCAAAATCTGCTGCAG GATGTGAAAGATACTTTGAGCAG GAGTTGGGCTGTGAAGCTAGAACAACCAGAGGCCCCCTCTTTGGACCTTCACACTGTGTGCAATGTTTCTGAGCTTTACTTTGATGTGAAGAAAGTGTTAAGGAGCTATCAAG tcAGCGTGACTCTGGATCCAGATACAGCTTATTACGAACTAATTCTGTCTGAGGATCGGAGACAAGTGACTCGTGGATGCCCCCAGGAGAATCTTGATACTTCTTCTAGGAGATTTAGTGCCTTACCCTGTATCCTGGGCTGTGAAGGCTTCACCTCAGGAAAACATTACTTTGAAGTGGATGTGGGAGAGGGAACTGGGTGGGATTTAGGAGTCTGTATGGAAAATGTGCAGAGGGACACTGTCATGGTGCAGACGCCTCAGTCTGGATTCTGGGCCATCAGACTGTGCAAAAAGAATGGCTATGTAGCGCTTACCTCTCCCCTAACTTCCCTTCAGCTAAGGGAGCAGCCCCTGGTTGTGGGGATATTTCTGGACTTCGAGGCTGGAGTTGTATCCTTTTACAACATGACCACTGGTTCCCACATCTTCACCTTCCCAAAGGCCTCCTTCTCTGACACTCTCCGGCCCTATTTCCAGGTCTATCAATATTCTCCTTTGTTCCTGCCTCCCCCAGATGAGTAA